From Deinococcus aquaticus, one genomic window encodes:
- a CDS encoding PspA/IM30 family protein, whose product MSILDRLSRLLRANVNDLISRAEDPGLIIEQALRDMRAAYAEARSEVADAMSQNAKLDREAGSNRRMAAEYEKKAEEALRGGSEDLAREALRRAQNAKDLAAGFEEQLSLQSSTVEQLKTQLRALEAKIDELESKKSLLAARQKTAQAGATLDRVSGFDKAGGAMDAFEEMEAKVSGMEDRNRAMGELRKENDFDAQLKDLGRTQALDDAMAALKAKVSDNKS is encoded by the coding sequence ATGAGCATCCTTGACCGACTGTCCCGACTGCTGCGCGCCAACGTGAACGACCTGATCAGCCGCGCCGAGGACCCCGGCCTGATCATCGAACAGGCCCTGCGTGACATGCGCGCCGCGTACGCCGAGGCCCGCAGCGAAGTGGCCGACGCCATGAGCCAGAACGCCAAACTGGACCGCGAGGCCGGCAGCAACCGCCGCATGGCCGCCGAGTACGAGAAGAAGGCCGAGGAAGCCCTGCGCGGCGGCAGCGAGGACCTGGCCCGCGAGGCGCTGAGGCGCGCGCAGAACGCCAAGGACCTCGCGGCGGGCTTCGAGGAGCAACTCTCTCTCCAGAGCAGCACGGTCGAGCAGCTGAAAACGCAGTTGCGCGCGCTGGAAGCCAAGATCGACGAACTGGAAAGCAAGAAGAGCCTGCTGGCCGCCCGTCAGAAGACCGCGCAGGCCGGCGCGACCCTGGACCGCGTGTCGGGCTTCGACAAGGCGGGCGGCGCGATGGACGCCTTCGAGGAGATGGAAGCGAAGGTGTCGGGCATGGAAGACCGCAACCGCGCCATGGGTGAGCTGCGCAAGGAGAACGACTTCGACGCGCAACTCAAGGACCTGGGCCGCACCCAGGCGCTGGATGATGCCATGGCCGCCCTGAAAGCCAAGGTGTCAGACAACAAGAGCTGA
- the mnmE gene encoding tRNA uridine-5-carboxymethylaminomethyl(34) synthesis GTPase MnmE, which produces MTRSGLSDTIAAIATAPGSAGVGIVRISGPDALRVADGLFRGRRAPSRTPGGRFLFGHLTGDNGEILDEGLCLIFKGPRSYTGEDVAELQTHGSPAVLARVLARTLELGARPARPGEFTLRAYLSGRLDLAQAEAVLNLIEAQTDAARRQATLGLTGALGERVERVAENVTRTLAALQAMLDYPEEGVPDEDRAQPLAAADHDLTELLRTARAGQVATRGARLALIGRPNAGKSSLLNALVGFERSIVTPVAGTTRDYLEEGLELAGVPVTLVDTAGIRDTADAIEAAGVRQALNLAGAADLILALEDGSAPREPLPTTLDLGNGPRVIRVRTKADLNPAWTDPGALNVSAVEGAGLSDLREAIRDALLGDAARGEAWLTTERQADAARRALNHIRAAAHAPDDLASYELEEALRALAELTGRDVQEDIVDAVFRNFCVGK; this is translated from the coding sequence GTGACGCGTTCCGGACTGTCCGACACCATCGCCGCCATTGCCACCGCGCCCGGCAGCGCCGGCGTGGGCATCGTGCGCATCAGCGGCCCGGACGCCCTGCGCGTCGCGGACGGTCTGTTCCGGGGACGGCGCGCCCCGTCCCGCACACCCGGCGGCCGCTTCCTGTTCGGGCACCTGACCGGCGACAACGGCGAGATTCTCGACGAGGGCCTGTGCCTGATCTTCAAGGGCCCGCGCAGTTACACCGGCGAGGACGTCGCGGAACTCCAGACGCACGGCAGCCCCGCCGTACTGGCCCGCGTGCTGGCCCGCACACTGGAACTCGGCGCGCGCCCCGCCCGCCCCGGCGAGTTCACGTTGCGCGCCTACCTGAGCGGCCGCCTGGACCTCGCGCAGGCTGAGGCCGTCCTGAACCTGATCGAGGCGCAGACTGACGCCGCCCGCCGCCAGGCCACCCTGGGCCTGACCGGCGCGCTCGGCGAGCGGGTCGAGCGGGTCGCCGAGAACGTCACCCGCACCCTGGCTGCCCTGCAGGCCATGCTCGACTACCCCGAGGAAGGTGTGCCCGACGAGGACCGCGCCCAGCCGCTGGCGGCTGCCGACCACGACCTGACCGAACTGCTGCGCACCGCCCGCGCCGGACAGGTCGCCACGCGCGGCGCCCGCCTCGCCCTGATCGGCCGCCCCAACGCCGGCAAGAGCAGCCTCCTGAACGCCCTGGTCGGCTTCGAGCGCAGCATCGTCACGCCCGTCGCCGGCACCACCCGCGACTACCTTGAGGAAGGCCTGGAACTGGCGGGCGTACCCGTCACGCTGGTCGATACCGCTGGCATCCGCGACACTGCTGACGCCATCGAGGCGGCCGGTGTCCGGCAAGCCCTGAACCTCGCCGGGGCTGCCGACCTGATTCTCGCCCTCGAAGACGGCAGCGCCCCCCGCGAACCCCTGCCCACCACCCTGGACCTCGGCAACGGCCCCCGCGTCATCCGCGTGCGCACCAAGGCCGACCTGAACCCCGCCTGGACCGACCCCGGCGCCCTGAACGTCAGCGCCGTCGAGGGCGCCGGCCTGAGCGACCTGCGCGAAGCCATCCGGGACGCCCTGCTCGGCGACGCCGCACGCGGCGAGGCGTGGCTGACCACCGAACGGCAGGCCGACGCCGCCCGCCGTGCCCTGAACCACATCCGCGCCGCCGCACACGCACCAGACGACCTCGCCAGCTACGAACTGGAAGAAGCTCTGCGCGCCCTGGCCGAACTGACCGGCCGCGACGTGCAGGAAGACATCGTGGACGCCGTGTTCCGCAACTTCTGCGTCGGCAAGTAG
- the ychF gene encoding redox-regulated ATPase YchF: MGLAIGIVGLPNVGKSTLFNAITRAGALAANYPFATIEPNVGRVTVPDERLAALSRVFTKGERVPPIVPTFVEFVDIAGLVKGASQGEGLGNQFLANIREADAIAHVVRCFEDGNVIHVAGRVDPIDDIETINTELILADLGGLEKRLQNLQKKAKSNDKDAKEQAALAEQILAVLGEGKPARAGTYDAPIPKEFGLITTKPVIYVANVGEDDLTQDNEHVLKVRQYAAAEGAQVVKISAQIEGELSEMPEEDARMFLDELGVQESGLDQLVKVGYETLGLMTFITSGEKEVRAWTIRRGETAPEAAGEIHSDLQRGFIRAEVIEWEKMVEAGGWAAAKSKGWVRTEGKDYVMKDGDIMNVLHNM; the protein is encoded by the coding sequence ATGGGTCTTGCTATTGGAATTGTGGGTCTGCCGAACGTCGGGAAAAGCACGCTGTTTAACGCCATCACGCGCGCCGGGGCGCTCGCCGCGAACTACCCGTTCGCGACCATCGAACCGAACGTCGGCCGGGTCACGGTGCCCGACGAACGCCTCGCCGCGCTGAGCCGCGTGTTCACCAAGGGTGAGCGCGTGCCGCCCATCGTCCCGACCTTCGTGGAATTCGTGGATATCGCCGGTCTGGTCAAGGGCGCCAGTCAGGGCGAAGGCCTGGGCAACCAGTTCCTGGCGAACATCCGCGAGGCGGACGCCATCGCACACGTCGTCCGCTGCTTCGAGGACGGGAACGTCATTCACGTGGCGGGCCGCGTGGACCCCATCGACGACATCGAGACCATCAACACCGAGCTGATCCTCGCGGATCTCGGCGGCCTGGAAAAACGCCTCCAGAACCTCCAGAAGAAAGCCAAGAGCAACGACAAGGACGCCAAGGAGCAGGCGGCGCTGGCCGAGCAGATCCTGGCCGTGCTGGGCGAGGGCAAACCCGCCCGCGCCGGCACGTACGACGCGCCCATCCCCAAGGAATTCGGGCTGATCACCACCAAACCCGTCATCTACGTGGCAAACGTCGGCGAGGACGACCTGACCCAGGACAACGAGCACGTCCTGAAGGTCCGCCAGTACGCCGCCGCCGAGGGCGCGCAGGTCGTGAAGATCAGCGCGCAGATCGAGGGTGAACTCTCCGAGATGCCCGAAGAGGACGCCCGCATGTTCCTCGACGAACTGGGCGTGCAGGAAAGCGGCCTGGATCAACTCGTGAAGGTCGGGTACGAGACGCTGGGCCTGATGACCTTCATCACCAGCGGCGAGAAGGAGGTCCGCGCCTGGACCATCCGACGCGGCGAGACCGCCCCCGAAGCGGCCGGCGAGATCCACAGTGACCTGCAGCGTGGCTTTATCCGCGCTGAAGTTATCGAGTGGGAAAAGATGGTCGAGGCCGGAGGCTGGGCCGCCGCCAAGAGCAAAGGCTGGGTCCGCACCGAAGGCAAGGACTACGTCATGAAAGACGGCGACATCATGAACGTCCTGCACAACATGTGA
- a CDS encoding sensor histidine kinase, giving the protein MTPSPTGVPPTSGRRWAWQRTRRPLAVTLLLAMLLVVGVSVGSVLVFSNLVVQRQVDRLPEDIKLAMRERQEALQRGEVIVPTPPVPEIRTGMIVDPFLEPGQSSPDVNGTVKLPTGENARVEQGRRPRGLRDQPRDQSNRSQDFVRDIQRSLVQVGVLAVTAAALLAWLLARRIAQPVSAVSRAASRLAGGDLSARAPMQTSEREMAALAQSFNEMAENLQLLEQERQQAVADIAHELRTPIAVMQARLDALEDGVYPLNTEQITLLSTQTQLLTRLVGDLRTITLAEGGKLALDPCPLDLGTLGRDVVGDLQDRAAARGVLLSVQAAETLIHGDPVRVRQITTNLVDNALRHARSRVSVQIEAVQGQALLHVEDDGPGVPEDSREAVFTRFTRLDGSRTRDTGGSGLGLAIVRALAAAHGGAAHLSGSASLGGARFTVTIPVLNSAAQNAVPTPSTLTGTPSRPA; this is encoded by the coding sequence GTGACCCCCTCCCCCACGGGCGTGCCCCCCACCTCCGGGCGCCGCTGGGCGTGGCAGCGCACCCGCCGCCCGCTGGCCGTCACGCTGCTGCTGGCGATGCTGCTGGTGGTGGGCGTGTCGGTGGGCAGCGTGCTGGTGTTCTCGAACCTGGTCGTGCAGCGACAGGTGGACCGCCTGCCCGAGGACATCAAGCTCGCCATGCGCGAGCGGCAGGAGGCCCTGCAACGCGGCGAGGTGATCGTCCCGACGCCGCCCGTGCCGGAAATCCGTACCGGGATGATCGTGGACCCCTTCCTGGAACCCGGTCAGAGCAGCCCGGACGTGAACGGCACCGTGAAACTCCCGACCGGCGAGAACGCCCGGGTCGAGCAGGGCCGCCGGCCGCGCGGACTGCGGGACCAGCCGCGCGATCAGTCGAACCGCTCGCAGGATTTCGTGCGGGACATACAGCGCAGCCTCGTGCAGGTGGGAGTGCTCGCCGTGACGGCCGCAGCGCTGCTGGCGTGGCTGCTGGCGCGGCGGATCGCGCAGCCGGTATCGGCGGTGTCGCGCGCGGCGTCCCGGCTGGCCGGCGGTGACCTGAGCGCCCGCGCGCCCATGCAGACCAGCGAGCGTGAAATGGCGGCCCTGGCGCAGAGTTTCAACGAGATGGCCGAGAACCTGCAACTGCTGGAGCAGGAGCGGCAGCAGGCAGTCGCGGATATCGCCCATGAGCTGCGCACCCCCATCGCGGTCATGCAGGCCCGCCTGGACGCCCTGGAAGACGGCGTGTACCCGCTGAACACCGAGCAGATCACGCTGCTGAGCACGCAAACGCAACTGCTGACCCGGCTGGTCGGGGACCTGCGCACCATCACGCTCGCCGAGGGCGGCAAACTGGCCCTGGACCCCTGCCCGCTGGACCTGGGCACCCTGGGCCGGGATGTGGTGGGCGACCTCCAGGACCGCGCAGCGGCGCGCGGCGTGCTGCTCAGCGTGCAAGCGGCCGAAACCCTGATTCACGGGGACCCGGTGCGGGTGCGGCAGATCACGACCAACCTCGTGGACAACGCCCTGCGGCACGCGCGCAGCCGCGTCAGCGTGCAGATCGAGGCGGTGCAGGGGCAGGCGCTGCTGCACGTCGAGGACGACGGCCCCGGCGTTCCCGAGGACAGCCGCGAGGCGGTGTTCACGCGCTTCACGCGCCTGGACGGCAGCCGCACCCGCGACACCGGCGGCAGCGGGCTGGGACTGGCGATCGTGCGGGCCCTGGCCGCCGCGCACGGCGGAGCGGCGCACCTGTCCGGCAGCGCCAGCCTGGGCGGCGCGCGCTTCACCGTGACCATCCCCGTCCTGAACAGCGCCGCCCAGAATGCCGTGCCGACCCCCTCCACACTGACCGGCACGCCCTCCCGCCCAGCCTGA
- a CDS encoding response regulator: MNALILIVEDEPQLAEVLEAYARQEGYRTERAADGNAALHAFRALNPDLILLDIMLPGRSGLDVLRTVRGDGATPVILVTARAEETDQIVGLELGADDYVVKPFRPREVMARVRAVLRRAGATPDDTERPVRVGPLEVDRRGFVARVDGEVLNLTPAEFRLLSQLAESPGRAFSREELLAAALPDSDALERVVDAHLASVRRKLEAANASGLLHTVRGVGYRLEAGA, translated from the coding sequence ATGAATGCCCTGATCCTGATTGTCGAGGACGAACCGCAACTGGCCGAGGTGCTCGAAGCCTACGCCCGGCAGGAAGGCTACCGCACCGAACGGGCTGCCGACGGCAACGCCGCCCTGCACGCCTTCCGCGCCCTGAACCCGGACCTGATCCTGCTGGACATCATGCTGCCCGGCCGCAGCGGACTGGACGTGCTGCGTACCGTGCGCGGCGACGGCGCGACCCCCGTGATCCTGGTCACGGCCCGCGCCGAGGAGACCGATCAGATCGTGGGCCTGGAACTCGGCGCGGACGATTACGTCGTCAAGCCGTTCCGGCCGCGCGAGGTGATGGCGCGCGTGCGGGCCGTACTGCGCCGCGCCGGAGCCACGCCGGACGACACGGAACGACCCGTGCGGGTCGGGCCGCTGGAAGTGGACCGCCGGGGCTTCGTGGCCCGCGTGGACGGCGAGGTCCTGAACCTCACGCCCGCCGAATTCCGGCTGCTGTCGCAACTGGCCGAATCGCCGGGCCGGGCCTTCTCGCGCGAGGAACTGCTCGCGGCGGCCCTGCCCGACAGTGACGCCCTGGAACGCGTGGTAGACGCCCACCTGGCCAGCGTGCGCCGCAAACTGGAAGCTGCGAACGCCAGCGGCCTGCTGCACACCGTGCGCGGCGTGGGCTACCGCCTGGAAGCCGGCGCGTGA
- a CDS encoding TolC family protein: MNLPPAHPFRRGLPLALALSAALALASGPALAQATPAAPPATTPATTQAPAPQPTATQTYTLEQAYAQLAGAPSVTRAALSVQVAQQNLEAARSALGLTVSVNGNASYVGSGAGTASDGTATTTASSLSGNAGVSVSLGLLPWSNNQSSLRASERSLALARATLQETQRSARLNVTQAYFDAVLATQDLQISAQTAALRARQLQVAQAQDAAGNAAPEAVLSAQAALQAAQSAAAQAQGTLDTAQRTLESALGVSLGRVTFSPPAQATLTLPDVSALVARARTGHADVITAQNTLAAAQDTLDTAQRDATLPDLTASVGYGGGSAGTLSTSLNLKQGTLSSAYSVPVGSSSSSTSGSSGGRLTASLSGSYVVYSPAQKASLSADQASVTQAALSLTVAQQNVELDVRSRFIAAQQALTAVQTRQTQVQVAQQQLATAQARVQAGTATPDDVQSAELTLAQAQRDLLSARLSAQTTLIQLDNAAGGPQ; this comes from the coding sequence ATGAACCTGCCTCCTGCCCATCCGTTCCGCCGGGGCCTGCCGCTGGCCCTGGCCCTGAGTGCCGCGCTGGCACTGGCATCCGGCCCTGCACTGGCGCAGGCCACGCCGGCCGCGCCGCCTGCCACGACCCCTGCTACGACCCAGGCGCCGGCGCCCCAGCCCACCGCTACCCAGACCTACACGCTGGAACAGGCGTATGCGCAACTGGCCGGCGCACCCAGCGTGACCCGCGCCGCCCTGAGCGTGCAGGTCGCGCAGCAGAACCTTGAGGCGGCCCGCAGCGCCCTGGGCCTGACCGTCAGCGTGAACGGCAACGCCAGTTACGTGGGCAGCGGCGCGGGTACCGCCAGTGACGGCACGGCCACCACGACCGCCTCCAGCCTGAGCGGGAACGCCGGGGTCAGCGTCAGCCTGGGCCTGCTGCCCTGGTCGAACAACCAGAGCAGCCTGCGCGCCTCGGAACGCAGCCTCGCGCTGGCCCGCGCGACGCTACAGGAAACGCAGCGCAGCGCCCGCCTGAACGTCACGCAGGCGTACTTCGACGCCGTGCTGGCCACGCAGGACCTGCAGATCAGCGCGCAGACGGCCGCGCTGCGCGCCCGGCAGTTGCAGGTGGCGCAGGCGCAGGACGCCGCCGGGAACGCCGCGCCCGAGGCCGTCCTGAGCGCGCAGGCCGCCCTGCAGGCGGCGCAGTCGGCCGCCGCGCAGGCGCAGGGCACCCTGGACACCGCGCAGCGCACCCTGGAATCCGCGCTGGGCGTCAGCCTGGGCCGCGTGACCTTCAGCCCCCCTGCCCAGGCGACCCTGACCCTGCCGGACGTGAGTGCCCTGGTCGCCCGCGCCCGTACCGGCCACGCCGACGTGATCACCGCGCAGAACACCCTGGCCGCCGCGCAGGACACCCTGGACACGGCCCAGCGGGACGCGACCCTGCCGGACCTGACCGCCAGCGTCGGCTACGGCGGCGGCAGCGCCGGGACGCTCAGCACCAGCCTGAACCTGAAGCAGGGCACCCTGAGCAGCGCCTACAGCGTGCCGGTCGGCAGCAGCAGCAGCAGCACCTCTGGCAGCAGTGGGGGCCGCCTGACCGCCAGCCTCAGCGGCTCGTACGTCGTGTACTCCCCGGCCCAGAAGGCCAGCCTCAGCGCCGATCAGGCGTCCGTGACGCAGGCCGCGCTGTCCCTGACCGTCGCGCAGCAGAACGTGGAACTCGATGTCCGCAGCCGCTTCATCGCCGCGCAGCAGGCCCTGACCGCCGTGCAGACCCGCCAGACGCAGGTGCAGGTCGCGCAGCAGCAACTTGCGACCGCGCAGGCCCGCGTGCAGGCCGGCACCGCCACCCCCGACGACGTGCAGAGCGCCGAACTGACCCTCGCGCAGGCGCAGCGTGACCTGCTGTCCGCCCGCCTGAGCGCCCAGACCACCCTGATTCAACTCGACAACGCCGCCGGAGGCCCCCAATGA
- a CDS encoding TolC family protein → MTHPTPTLAHPRAFHPRRLHLLSAALLLAVAPAASAQSAAQTISGGTAVTAALKTGADVNTAQANLIKAQAASRAAQADPATLVAGKLNAKNAETLAQATLRGAKLGAIQNAIGAYNALLEAQENVELQTLQTQVDQKAVQVAQVKLGIGNATALDVQNAQNTLSGSQQTLADARAQVNLAAAKLGTLSGLGSSVRAGSVITAPKLGATLSGLQGNLSALSSLVSAAGDLSSAQLTVKLADNDFTPARTLQDARTALANAQRSADTAGRNAQQALASAYQNAQNAAELLSVAHSREAAAQKTYTQDAARLKSGTISAVELQSTQLTLKKAQFSRLQAQNNVTEALAALSVAAGQNLTGLGGTL, encoded by the coding sequence ATGACGCACCCCACCCCCACGCTCGCCCACCCCCGCGCCTTCCACCCCCGCCGCCTGCACCTGCTGAGCGCCGCGCTGCTGCTGGCCGTCGCCCCGGCCGCCAGCGCGCAGAGTGCCGCGCAGACCATCAGTGGCGGCACGGCCGTGACCGCCGCCCTGAAGACTGGGGCCGACGTGAACACCGCGCAGGCCAATCTGATCAAGGCGCAGGCCGCCAGCCGCGCCGCGCAGGCCGACCCGGCCACCCTGGTCGCCGGGAAACTGAACGCGAAGAACGCCGAGACGCTGGCCCAGGCCACGTTGCGCGGCGCGAAACTCGGCGCGATCCAGAACGCCATCGGCGCGTACAACGCCCTGCTTGAAGCGCAGGAGAACGTGGAACTCCAGACCCTGCAGACCCAGGTGGACCAGAAGGCCGTGCAGGTCGCGCAGGTGAAACTGGGCATCGGGAACGCCACCGCCCTGGACGTGCAGAACGCGCAGAACACCCTGAGCGGCAGCCAGCAGACCCTGGCCGACGCCCGCGCGCAGGTGAACCTCGCCGCCGCGAAACTCGGCACGCTGAGCGGCCTGGGCAGCAGCGTCCGCGCGGGCAGCGTCATCACGGCCCCCAAACTCGGCGCCACCCTGAGCGGCCTGCAGGGCAACCTGAGTGCCCTGAGCAGCCTCGTGAGCGCCGCCGGTGACCTGAGCAGCGCGCAACTGACCGTGAAACTCGCCGACAACGACTTCACGCCCGCCCGGACCCTGCAGGACGCCCGGACCGCCCTGGCGAACGCGCAGCGCAGCGCCGACACCGCTGGCAGGAACGCGCAGCAGGCCCTGGCCAGCGCCTACCAGAACGCGCAGAACGCCGCCGAACTGCTGAGCGTCGCGCACAGCCGCGAGGCCGCCGCGCAGAAAACATACACGCAGGACGCCGCCCGCCTGAAAAGCGGCACCATCAGCGCCGTCGAGTTGCAGAGCACGCAGCTGACCCTGAAAAAAGCGCAGTTCAGTCGCCTGCAGGCGCAGAACAACGTGACCGAGGCGCTGGCCGCGCTGTCCGTCGCCGCCGGGCAGAACCTGACCGGCCTGGGGGGCACCCTGTGA
- a CDS encoding efflux RND transporter periplasmic adaptor subunit → MSAASMRTDRPARRARWPWIVGGLLLIGAVGGTVAYRARSADSTQAVATTSTARAQQGVIRVSVSGPGTLEAAQTRTVGADLTATVGAVPAVGERVTRGQLITTLISDTVEQNVAAAQLNLDKARAGLDATRASQASSAAQRQSSATGAQNTLTQAQQALTDAQRTLDGQRQLAAIGALSASALADAQSAVLKAQQTVDSARASLSAAQTQASTGGASDTQNLRSQQIAVQQAQDSLEAAQQDRADLKVYAPITGVISTVTATEGTVVNSGATILTVLDDSTLNLPVQIDETEIAGVKAGQSAEVTLDAFDGQTFTGKVVRVSPGATASSGISVFTATVQLPNPDGQLRSGMTAEAEIIQSEESGLLVPSKAIQTVRGRSYVQLPTAEGAAGDAADEPVRVETGATDGTNTVVTSGLEAGQQVVVPGAARSATGTGSGTGSGSGNRQNSQGGFGTGGPPAGGFGGGAP, encoded by the coding sequence GTGAGCGCCGCGTCCATGCGCACGGACCGCCCGGCCCGCCGCGCCCGCTGGCCGTGGATCGTGGGCGGTCTACTGCTGATCGGCGCGGTCGGCGGGACCGTCGCGTACCGCGCCCGCAGCGCCGACTCCACCCAGGCCGTCGCCACGACCAGCACCGCCCGCGCGCAGCAGGGCGTGATCCGCGTATCCGTCAGTGGTCCCGGCACGCTGGAAGCCGCGCAGACCCGCACGGTCGGCGCGGACCTGACCGCCACGGTCGGCGCGGTCCCGGCGGTCGGCGAGCGCGTCACGAGGGGGCAGCTGATCACCACCCTCATCAGCGACACGGTCGAGCAGAACGTGGCGGCGGCGCAGCTGAACCTCGACAAGGCCCGCGCCGGACTGGACGCCACGCGCGCCTCGCAGGCCAGCAGCGCCGCGCAGCGCCAGAGCAGCGCCACCGGCGCGCAGAACACCCTGACGCAGGCGCAGCAGGCCCTCACGGACGCCCAGCGCACCCTGGACGGCCAGCGGCAACTGGCGGCCATCGGGGCGCTCAGCGCCTCGGCCCTGGCGGACGCGCAGTCGGCCGTCCTGAAAGCGCAGCAGACCGTGGACAGCGCCCGCGCCAGCCTCAGCGCCGCGCAGACGCAGGCCAGCACGGGCGGCGCCAGCGACACGCAGAACCTGCGCAGCCAGCAGATCGCCGTGCAGCAGGCGCAGGACAGCCTGGAAGCCGCTCAGCAGGACCGCGCGGACCTGAAGGTGTACGCCCCCATCACCGGGGTGATCAGCACCGTCACCGCCACCGAGGGCACCGTCGTGAACAGCGGCGCGACCATCCTGACCGTCCTGGATGACAGCACCCTGAACCTGCCCGTGCAGATCGACGAGACCGAGATCGCCGGCGTGAAGGCCGGCCAGAGCGCCGAGGTGACCCTGGACGCCTTCGACGGGCAGACCTTCACCGGCAAGGTCGTGCGCGTCTCGCCCGGCGCGACCGCCAGCAGCGGCATCAGCGTGTTCACCGCCACCGTGCAGTTGCCCAACCCCGACGGTCAGCTGCGCTCGGGCATGACCGCCGAGGCCGAGATCATCCAGAGCGAGGAATCCGGCCTGCTGGTGCCCAGCAAGGCCATTCAGACCGTGCGGGGCCGCAGTTACGTGCAGCTGCCCACCGCCGAGGGCGCCGCCGGGGACGCCGCAGACGAGCCGGTGCGGGTCGAGACCGGCGCGACCGACGGCACGAACACGGTCGTCACCAGCGGCCTGGAAGCCGGGCAGCAGGTCGTCGTGCCCGGCGCGGCCCGCAGCGCCACCGGTACGGGCAGTGGCACGGGCAGCGGCAGTGGGAACCGCCAGAACAGCCAGGGCGGTTTCGGGACCGGCGGTCCGCCCGCCGGCGGCTTCGGCGGGGGCGCTCCGTGA
- a CDS encoding ABC transporter ATP-binding protein — MSAAQTAGPVVDIRDVRKVYEQGDVIFEALKGVSVQIAQGEMVALMGPSGSGKTTLMQVIGLLDRPSSGSYRLAGRDVTTLSENERAEARNTDIGFVFQAFHLLPRLSLVENVEVPLTYAGVPPRERRERAMQVLARVGLADKARNLPSQISGGQKQRVAVARALAGSPRLLLADEPTGNLDTRTSEEVMGLFSALHAEGTTVVIVTHEDDIGAYAQRVIRVRDGVIESDRRQTPRTSMTHHSPAQQSGHQSGAAPSGGQP; from the coding sequence GTGAGTGCCGCGCAGACCGCCGGGCCGGTCGTGGACATCCGCGACGTGCGCAAGGTGTACGAGCAGGGCGACGTGATCTTCGAGGCCCTGAAGGGCGTCAGCGTGCAGATCGCGCAGGGCGAGATGGTCGCCCTGATGGGACCGTCCGGCAGCGGCAAGACCACCCTGATGCAGGTCATCGGCCTGCTCGACCGGCCTAGCAGCGGCTCGTACCGGCTGGCCGGGCGGGACGTGACCACCCTCAGCGAGAACGAACGCGCCGAGGCCCGCAACACCGACATCGGCTTCGTCTTTCAGGCCTTTCACCTGCTGCCGCGCCTGAGCCTCGTCGAGAACGTCGAGGTGCCCCTCACGTACGCCGGCGTGCCGCCCCGCGAACGCCGCGAGCGGGCCATGCAGGTCCTGGCGCGCGTGGGACTGGCCGACAAGGCCCGCAACCTGCCCAGCCAGATCAGCGGCGGGCAGAAACAGCGCGTGGCGGTCGCCCGCGCCCTGGCCGGCAGCCCGCGCCTGCTGCTGGCCGACGAACCCACCGGGAACCTCGACACCCGCACCAGCGAGGAGGTCATGGGTCTGTTCAGCGCCCTGCACGCCGAGGGCACCACCGTCGTGATCGTCACGCACGAGGACGACATCGGCGCGTACGCGCAGCGCGTGATCCGCGTGCGTGACGGAGTGATCGAATCCGACCGCCGCCAGACGCCCCGCACGTCCATGACCCACCACTCGCCCGCCCAGCAGTCCGGCCACCAGTCCGGCGCGGCGCCCAGCGGGGGTCAGCCGTGA